The Lysinibacillus pakistanensis genome includes a window with the following:
- a CDS encoding DNA alkylation repair protein, with product MHQQIREQLINLADQDYQKFSSSLIPNCQNILGVRLPELRKIAKNIAKEDWQNYLTAASDEFFEEVMLQGMVIGYVKTNSEERLSYVASFVPKIDNWSVCDSFCTGLKFTKENQEQVWVFLQPYFSSNKEYEVRFGVVMLLNYFIDHQYIQCVLNIINAIKHEGYYVKMAVAWAISICYVKNPLVTMNYLRNNSLDDFTYHKALQKITESNRVEKEGKNLIRQMKRKI from the coding sequence ATGCATCAACAAATAAGAGAACAACTTATAAATTTAGCTGACCAGGATTATCAAAAGTTTTCGTCCTCACTTATCCCAAATTGCCAAAATATTTTAGGTGTTCGGTTACCAGAGCTTCGAAAAATAGCTAAAAACATAGCCAAGGAAGATTGGCAGAACTATTTAACAGCCGCGAGTGATGAATTTTTTGAAGAAGTGATGCTACAAGGAATGGTCATTGGTTATGTAAAGACAAATAGTGAGGAGCGTCTTTCCTATGTGGCTTCATTTGTTCCGAAAATTGATAATTGGTCAGTATGTGATAGTTTTTGTACAGGCTTAAAATTTACAAAGGAAAATCAAGAGCAAGTATGGGTATTTTTACAGCCTTATTTTTCTTCCAATAAAGAATATGAGGTACGTTTTGGAGTAGTCATGCTATTAAATTATTTTATCGATCATCAATATATACAATGCGTTTTAAACATAATCAATGCTATAAAGCATGAAGGGTATTATGTTAAAATGGCTGTTGCATGGGCTATTTCAATTTGTTATGTTAAAAATCCTCTTGTAACAATGAACTATTTAAGAAACAATTCACTGGATGATTTTACTTATCACAAAGCATTACAAAAAATTACAGAATCTAACCGAGTGGAAAAAGAGGGTAAAAATTTAATCCGACAAATGAAGCGGAAAATATAG
- a CDS encoding SPL family radical SAM protein — translation MKQNVSYKDSKTLLNKGTGFLSGYTHSLNPYTGCSFGCSYCYVRQMPVSLFRHEEWGDWVDIKKNAASLLAKELHKAKTKGKVTIFMSSSTDPYQPIEYREKITRSLLEVMVEDPPDFLLVQTRSPLICRDIDLLQRLNNHVRVSMTIETDIETIRKQFTPQAPPIQARLQAVEKLVAAGIPTQVAIAPVLPSSECFPYKLQHIVNRICIDDYFMGDGNAGKRTEKIGIKEKYNELGLEEWYTPQAYQKVYTRFLEVFPKNQIYISQSGFEP, via the coding sequence ATGAAACAAAATGTAAGCTATAAAGACTCAAAGACCCTCCTTAATAAAGGTACAGGGTTTCTTTCAGGCTATACACATTCCTTAAATCCATATACAGGCTGTTCCTTTGGCTGCTCTTATTGCTATGTACGCCAGATGCCCGTCTCGCTTTTTCGCCATGAAGAATGGGGTGATTGGGTAGATATCAAGAAAAATGCTGCATCATTACTTGCTAAAGAGCTTCATAAAGCAAAAACAAAAGGAAAAGTCACAATTTTTATGTCATCTAGTACAGATCCCTATCAACCCATCGAGTATAGAGAAAAAATAACTAGATCATTATTAGAAGTCATGGTTGAAGACCCTCCTGATTTTTTACTTGTCCAAACGCGGAGCCCTCTTATTTGTAGAGATATTGATTTATTACAGCGGTTAAACAATCACGTCAGGGTTAGTATGACAATTGAAACTGATATAGAGACTATTCGGAAACAGTTTACTCCACAGGCACCACCAATCCAAGCACGATTACAAGCAGTAGAAAAGCTAGTAGCTGCCGGAATACCCACTCAAGTAGCAATTGCCCCTGTATTACCGAGTAGCGAATGCTTTCCATATAAATTACAGCATATTGTCAATAGAATTTGTATAGATGATTATTTTATGGGTGATGGTAATGCAGGGAAAAGAACTGAAAAAATAGGTATAAAGGAAAAGTATAATGAGCTAGGCTTGGAAGAATGGTACACACCGCAAGCCTATCAAAAAGTATATACGCGCTTTTTAGAGGTTTTTCCTAAAAATCAGATTTATATTAGTCAATCTGGATTTGAGCCATAA
- a CDS encoding methylated-DNA--[protein]-cysteine S-methyltransferase, with the protein MNSIYWSLLQHKDWHFYIAATPKHLLYVGSQNQPFTAVSDWGKKKYPKATLVENSALLASYCDEIIEYLEGKRTAFTFPIDYKGTPFQLLVWRALNEIPYGQTKTYSDIAHYINKPAAVRAVGAAIGANPILLAVPCHRIVGKNGTLTGYRGGLEMKKKLLELEKLNAQL; encoded by the coding sequence ATGAACAGCATTTATTGGTCTCTACTTCAACATAAGGATTGGCATTTCTATATCGCAGCAACGCCCAAGCATCTTTTATACGTTGGATCACAAAACCAACCTTTTACAGCAGTAAGTGATTGGGGTAAGAAAAAATATCCTAAAGCTACGCTAGTTGAAAATTCAGCCCTACTCGCTTCTTATTGTGATGAAATCATTGAATATCTTGAAGGTAAACGGACAGCATTTACTTTTCCTATTGATTACAAGGGTACACCGTTTCAGCTTTTAGTATGGAGAGCATTAAATGAAATTCCCTATGGACAAACAAAGACCTATTCAGATATTGCCCACTATATTAATAAGCCAGCAGCAGTTCGTGCCGTTGGTGCAGCTATTGGTGCAAATCCAATTTTACTAGCTGTTCCTTGCCATCGCATAGTAGGAAAAAATGGCACATTAACAGGCTATCGTGGAGGGCTTGAAATGAAGAAAAAGCTGTTGGAGCTGGAGAAATTGAATGCCCAATTGTAA
- a CDS encoding bifunctional transcriptional activator/DNA repair enzyme AdaA, translating to MKDKKSKEVPQDRTSNKHHVEMMTDERWQAIIHNDATYNQKFFYAVETTKIFCKPSCKSRVPKKENVRIFRTAEQALNENFRPCKRCKPTNENLPDCEWVAQVTEYIDKNFAEKLNLELLGLIAHGSPFHLHRTFKKIKGVTPAAYILHVRLDAAKNYLIQTNKSIADISICVGIPNSTYFITLFKNKFGFTPVQYRKLYQLCEKKEK from the coding sequence ATGAAGGATAAAAAAAGCAAGGAAGTACCACAGGATAGAACTAGCAATAAACATCATGTAGAAATGATGACAGACGAAAGATGGCAAGCAATTATTCATAATGACGCAACATACAATCAAAAATTTTTCTATGCTGTCGAAACGACAAAAATTTTTTGTAAGCCTTCATGTAAATCTCGTGTACCTAAAAAAGAAAATGTACGAATTTTTCGAACAGCAGAGCAAGCCCTCAATGAAAACTTTCGTCCTTGTAAACGCTGTAAGCCTACAAATGAAAACTTGCCTGATTGTGAATGGGTTGCTCAGGTAACTGAATACATTGACAAAAATTTCGCCGAAAAGTTAAATCTTGAGTTATTAGGATTGATTGCTCATGGAAGCCCCTTTCATTTACATCGAACATTTAAAAAGATTAAAGGGGTTACTCCTGCTGCATATATCCTACATGTCCGATTAGACGCTGCTAAAAACTACTTGATTCAAACAAATAAATCTATTGCAGATATTTCGATATGTGTAGGTATCCCTAATTCAACTTACTTTATTACCCTATTTAAAAATAAATTTGGTTTCACACCAGTACAATATCGAAAACTCTATCAATTGTGCGAGAAAAAGGAGAAATGA
- a CDS encoding YitT family protein, giving the protein MKRRKSVENTRKFIMIIIGAIIAAYGLEAVLIPNDVIDGGVTGISIMGAHLFGIPLGVLLFVLNIPFIWIGYKQVGKTFALMSSAGIAALSISTVLMHDVKTILGPNDPLLIVLSGGMLLGVGIGIVLRNGGALDGSEVLAVLLSRKIPFSVGDIILFINAFIFLGASFIFGLESALYSALTYYIAKNVIDIIQVGLEKSKDVRVVSAKSEEIGDAIQARLGRGVTYTKGRGGFSNEPTDILNCVINRMEENKLVSIIKDIDEGAFVVISDVSEVRGGNFKKRDIH; this is encoded by the coding sequence ATGAAAAGAAGAAAGTCAGTTGAAAACACACGAAAATTTATCATGATTATAATAGGCGCCATCATCGCAGCATATGGACTTGAAGCGGTATTAATTCCGAACGATGTCATTGATGGTGGCGTGACTGGTATTAGTATTATGGGCGCACACCTCTTTGGTATTCCATTAGGCGTACTGCTCTTTGTATTAAACATTCCTTTTATTTGGATAGGCTACAAACAAGTAGGGAAAACTTTTGCATTGATGAGTAGCGCTGGGATTGCAGCTCTATCTATTTCAACAGTGCTTATGCATGATGTTAAAACCATTTTAGGTCCAAATGATCCGTTATTAATTGTTTTATCTGGTGGTATGCTACTAGGTGTTGGGATTGGGATTGTCTTACGTAACGGTGGCGCTTTGGATGGCTCTGAGGTTTTAGCCGTGTTACTATCACGTAAGATTCCGTTTTCAGTCGGGGATATTATATTATTTATTAATGCCTTTATTTTCTTAGGGGCAAGCTTTATTTTTGGCTTAGAGAGCGCATTATACTCCGCTTTAACATACTATATTGCCAAAAATGTTATTGATATCATTCAAGTTGGTTTAGAAAAATCCAAAGATGTTCGAGTAGTCAGTGCCAAATCTGAAGAGATTGGGGATGCGATTCAAGCTCGTTTAGGACGTGGTGTTACATATACTAAAGGTCGCGGCGGATTTTCCAATGAACCCACGGATATTTTAAACTGTGTTATTAACCGCATGGAAGAAAATAAACTTGTGTCGATTATCAAAGATATTGATGAAGGTGCCTTCGTAGTTATTTCTGATGTGTCAGAGGTCCGAGGCGGGAACTTTAAAAAGCGGGATATCCACTAA
- a CDS encoding transcriptional regulator — MRNKAEVLMHPVRMKILQALMHDKEEGLSTLEMISIIKDVPQATLYRHIQILVDENIIKIVKERKVRSVTEKFYAVNEGAAKLSKEDWTQLTIKQKLNYVSYYQLALLSQYQNYLHSLDEEERLEDLATFSFIDLTLTTDQFKNFENELNNLINKYYNMTDSSKETKTETKTIAINIIPKPEV; from the coding sequence ATGCGGAATAAAGCAGAAGTTTTAATGCACCCTGTGAGAATGAAAATTTTACAAGCTCTCATGCACGATAAAGAAGAAGGCTTAAGCACTTTGGAGATGATTTCAATCATAAAGGATGTACCTCAAGCTACTTTGTATCGCCACATCCAAATTTTAGTGGATGAAAATATCATAAAAATTGTGAAAGAGCGAAAAGTACGTTCTGTTACAGAAAAATTCTATGCAGTAAATGAAGGAGCAGCAAAACTTAGTAAGGAGGATTGGACACAACTAACAATCAAACAAAAATTAAATTACGTTTCCTACTATCAATTAGCTTTGCTATCTCAATATCAAAACTATTTACATTCACTTGATGAAGAAGAAAGACTTGAAGATTTAGCAACGTTTTCATTTATTGATTTAACATTAACGACTGATCAATTCAAGAACTTTGAAAATGAATTAAACAATTTAATAAATAAATACTATAATATGACCGACTCAAGTAAAGAAACTAAGACTGAGACAAAAACAATTGCTATAAATATTATTCCAAAACCTGAAGTATGA
- a CDS encoding PLD nuclease N-terminal domain-containing protein gives MKLHYGFDELSQLDWASILPIILPLIFVGLVLIIVALFDLYRHRDTRENILMWTIIILFFNSIGSVLYFIIGRKDVNKHALRD, from the coding sequence ATGAAATTACACTATGGTTTTGATGAGTTAAGCCAACTGGATTGGGCAAGCATACTTCCAATCATTTTGCCATTGATATTCGTAGGATTAGTTCTAATTATTGTTGCTTTATTCGATTTATATCGGCACCGAGATACGCGGGAAAACATACTGATGTGGACAATTATTATTTTGTTCTTTAACTCAATTGGTTCTGTTCTATACTTCATTATTGGTAGGAAGGATGTCAATAAACATGCGCTTAGAGATTAA
- a CDS encoding ABC transporter ATP-binding protein produces the protein MRLEIKNITKKFKQKTAVKDFSMVIEANECVGLIGPNGAGKSTLIQIIADILYAEEGEILLDGQKIAWMKNKIGYLPQYPNFFSWMTAFETLSFMGTLSGLSKNELQQEIPLLLEKVGLGKEAHTHVGTFSGGMKQRLGIAQALLHKPAFMIMDEPVSALDPIGRREVLNLLKEIKKETTILLSTHILSDAEEICERFVVIKNGHKIEDATKLELLEYHQESAIFVTLREQDCKWLTMIEHLPYVKKIESYGNGFKIHVEDLEKDANRLIQHGLDSKVMFTKFEVGIQDNLEEIFLELVV, from the coding sequence ATGCGCTTAGAGATTAAAAATATTACGAAAAAGTTTAAACAAAAAACAGCCGTGAAAGATTTTTCAATGGTCATTGAAGCGAATGAGTGTGTTGGGTTAATTGGGCCAAATGGTGCGGGGAAATCTACGTTAATCCAAATCATTGCTGATATTTTATATGCAGAGGAAGGAGAAATTCTGCTGGATGGTCAAAAAATTGCATGGATGAAAAATAAAATCGGATATTTACCTCAGTATCCTAATTTTTTCTCATGGATGACAGCATTTGAAACATTGTCCTTTATGGGAACACTTTCGGGCCTATCAAAAAATGAATTACAGCAAGAGATACCATTACTTTTAGAAAAAGTGGGCTTAGGAAAAGAAGCACATACGCATGTGGGGACTTTTTCAGGTGGAATGAAGCAGCGTCTGGGCATTGCACAGGCTTTATTGCATAAGCCTGCCTTCATGATTATGGATGAACCAGTATCAGCGCTAGATCCAATAGGTAGAAGAGAAGTGTTAAATCTATTAAAAGAAATAAAAAAAGAAACAACGATTCTGCTATCTACGCATATTTTGAGCGATGCGGAGGAAATTTGTGAGCGCTTTGTTGTCATTAAAAATGGTCACAAAATAGAGGATGCGACAAAATTAGAGCTGCTTGAGTACCATCAAGAATCGGCTATCTTTGTGACGTTACGTGAACAAGATTGTAAGTGGTTAACAATGATTGAACATTTACCGTATGTGAAGAAAATCGAAAGCTATGGAAATGGCTTCAAAATCCATGTTGAAGATTTGGAAAAAGATGCTAATCGACTAATACAGCACGGACTGGATTCAAAAGTGATGTTTACTAAATTTGAAGTGGGTATTCAAGACAATCTAGAAGAAATATTTTTAGAATTGGTGGTGTAA
- a CDS encoding ABC transporter permease has protein sequence MSAFIALSKKEVQQMAREFKILWLPIVFILLGLTQPIMMYYLPVILQSAGGIEGIIIDPTMAKPEGQEVLASTLNSQFDQLGIIILVVATMSIIQGEKANGMMAFILTRPVSIFSYLNSKIIIHYILAVICIALGYAVSYGYATYLFTTVPMTQALWAFAFYCVWLLFIITFVAMISTFFNSPAFIALISIVVLLVCRFIAGLHPFIDAVNPASNSLSAANILMTGNLEARYGIHIIVTLLLVLLMFTTMHSFIAKKKF, from the coding sequence ATGAGTGCTTTTATTGCATTAAGCAAAAAAGAAGTACAGCAAATGGCAAGGGAGTTTAAAATATTGTGGCTCCCAATCGTATTTATTTTACTAGGGCTAACTCAGCCAATTATGATGTATTATTTACCTGTTATTTTACAATCAGCGGGTGGTATTGAAGGTATAATAATTGATCCTACGATGGCAAAGCCGGAGGGACAGGAGGTACTTGCCTCAACATTAAATTCACAGTTTGATCAACTAGGCATTATTATTCTGGTCGTTGCCACTATGAGTATTATCCAAGGAGAGAAAGCAAATGGCATGATGGCATTTATCCTAACAAGACCAGTATCGATATTTTCATATTTAAATAGTAAAATCATCATCCATTATATTTTAGCTGTTATATGTATAGCTCTTGGCTATGCAGTATCCTACGGCTATGCAACGTATTTATTTACTACTGTTCCTATGACACAAGCTTTGTGGGCTTTTGCATTTTATTGTGTTTGGCTGTTATTCATCATAACGTTTGTTGCGATGATAAGTACATTTTTTAATAGTCCTGCATTTATTGCATTAATAAGTATCGTTGTCCTATTAGTTTGCCGCTTTATCGCGGGATTACATCCTTTCATAGATGCTGTAAACCCTGCAAGTAATAGTTTGTCTGCGGCAAATATACTGATGACTGGTAATTTGGAAGCAAGGTACGGCATTCATATTATCGTAACATTATTATTGGTGCTATTAATGTTTACTACCATGCACAGTTTCATAGCGAAGAAGAAATTTTAA
- a CDS encoding ABC transporter ATP-binding protein, with protein MLLIEDLQKSFGQHEVLKGVALKIEKGEILGFVGGNGAGKTTTLNCITGLVEQDCGKVMINNVPKSQLLAYKKQFYFIPDTIHVFPNIAAYDWIHFVLSLYEKTDDAKLQSFIHIFGMEKSINKPMGTFSYGMLHKMALITAFTISPPILIMDEPLNGLDPLAVVAFKNCLKEYVENGGTVLFSTHLLDVAEKICRSICFLKDGKIVLHESLENLLVDGSLETIFMEKQANEG; from the coding sequence ATGTTATTAATAGAAGATTTACAGAAATCGTTTGGACAGCATGAAGTATTAAAGGGCGTAGCATTAAAGATAGAAAAGGGAGAGATATTGGGGTTTGTAGGTGGAAATGGAGCAGGTAAAACTACAACATTAAATTGTATTACTGGCTTAGTAGAGCAGGATTGTGGAAAAGTGATGATTAATAATGTGCCAAAATCGCAGTTACTTGCCTATAAAAAGCAATTTTATTTTATCCCTGATACTATTCATGTTTTTCCAAATATAGCCGCCTATGATTGGATACATTTTGTTTTGAGCCTATATGAAAAGACGGATGATGCAAAACTACAAAGCTTCATCCATATCTTTGGTATGGAAAAAAGTATAAATAAGCCAATGGGAACGTTTTCTTATGGAATGCTCCATAAGATGGCATTGATTACTGCCTTTACGATTAGTCCACCTATTCTTATTATGGATGAGCCGCTAAATGGATTGGATCCACTTGCTGTCGTTGCTTTTAAAAATTGTCTAAAGGAATATGTTGAGAATGGTGGAACCGTTCTATTTTCCACTCATTTGCTGGATGTTGCCGAGAAAATTTGCCGATCCATTTGTTTTTTAAAAGACGGCAAGATTGTTTTACATGAATCTTTAGAAAATTTGCTTGTCGATGGAAGCCTAGAGACTATTTTTATGGAGAAACAAGCTAATGAAGGATAA
- a CDS encoding GntR family transcriptional regulator — translation MNVKIDITSNTPFYQQLTQQLLLAIATGNLQYGDQLPSIRDLAGQTNLNLHTVHKSYKELQKKGVITIKPRSKAFLINENATKTQNANLLQIAMKLEQIIIEAYVLGIGEQQLKQLFQEGLRKYYTER, via the coding sequence TTGAATGTAAAAATAGATATAACTAGTAATACCCCATTTTATCAGCAGCTAACGCAGCAGCTCCTTTTAGCAATAGCGACAGGAAATTTGCAATATGGTGACCAGTTGCCCTCAATTCGTGATCTAGCTGGGCAAACAAACCTCAATCTTCACACCGTTCATAAAAGCTATAAGGAGCTGCAAAAAAAGGGGGTTATCACAATAAAACCTCGTTCAAAAGCATTTCTTATTAATGAAAATGCTACTAAAACCCAGAATGCCAACCTTTTGCAAATTGCTATGAAATTGGAACAAATTATCATCGAGGCTTATGTTTTAGGGATTGGCGAACAGCAGCTCAAGCAGTTGTTTCAGGAGGGTTTAAGAAAATATTATACCGAGCGTTAG
- a CDS encoding IS30 family transposase — MSYTHLTISERVKIETYLELDYPIRKIAKLLNRQPSTISREIKRHAGSTADEAQVRYHQNKSNCGAKSKCTPEVKEAVQEKLWDTWSPEQIVGRLYQGQLSFKTIYRWIYEGFLEVPITVLRQKGKRQKPRETRGRFNIGTPISKRPKEVRKRETFGHWELDTVVSGRGKAKGCVATFIERMTRWYVGFLIPDRSAQSMEGAVRLLHSKLPKGAIKTATTDRGKEFSCYKVLEKDLKIDVYFADAYSSWQRGSNENGNGLLREFFPKQTNFEKVSPEELTESLNYINNRPRKCLGWKTANEAFNEQLLHLI; from the coding sequence ATGAGCTATACCCATCTTACCATATCAGAACGTGTAAAAATAGAAACATACCTAGAACTTGATTATCCGATTCGTAAAATAGCGAAACTCTTAAATCGTCAACCTTCTACGATTTCCAGAGAAATAAAACGCCACGCCGGTAGTACGGCTGACGAAGCGCAGGTACGTTACCACCAAAATAAATCCAACTGTGGTGCCAAGTCAAAATGTACACCCGAAGTAAAAGAAGCTGTTCAAGAAAAGTTGTGGGATACTTGGTCGCCTGAACAAATTGTCGGCCGCTTGTATCAAGGACAGCTAAGTTTTAAAACCATCTATCGCTGGATTTACGAGGGTTTTTTAGAAGTGCCTATAACCGTTCTCCGTCAAAAAGGAAAGCGCCAAAAGCCCCGGGAAACAAGAGGAAGATTTAACATTGGTACACCAATTTCTAAACGCCCAAAAGAAGTACGTAAACGTGAAACCTTTGGACATTGGGAGTTAGATACAGTTGTATCTGGACGTGGGAAAGCAAAAGGTTGTGTAGCAACATTTATTGAACGAATGACACGGTGGTATGTTGGCTTTTTGATACCGGATCGCTCAGCTCAATCAATGGAAGGAGCAGTACGTCTACTTCATTCTAAATTACCAAAAGGCGCTATAAAAACAGCCACAACAGACCGAGGTAAAGAATTTAGCTGTTATAAAGTATTAGAAAAAGACTTGAAAATTGATGTTTATTTTGCGGATGCCTATTCTTCTTGGCAACGCGGAAGTAACGAAAATGGAAATGGATTACTTCGCGAGTTCTTCCCTAAGCAAACAAATTTCGAAAAAGTATCACCAGAAGAACTAACAGAATCATTAAACTATATCAACAACCGACCAAGAAAATGTCTTGGTTGGAAAACTGCAAACGAGGCTTTTAATGAGCAATTGTTGCACTTAATTTGA
- a CDS encoding Sau3AI family type II restriction endonuclease, producing the protein MMYKNEKQLLDKAREAIGKTFNEIDLHDRLSKGQKGGFGHIIEESHFGYEINSNAEPDFKDLGIELKVTPFKKNKNGTLSAKERLVLNIINYMEEVHTEFETSSFWKKNRKLLLMFYEWKSEIERKNFKIIETTLYDYPEEDLIIIKKDWEYIVSKIHAGEAHLLSEGDTQYLGACTKGANKSSVRQQPCSEIMAPQRAYSLKQSYMTSIVREVITDEKLTYFASANELREKTINELLHERFAPYLGMTQRQMAEQLDVPFNPGNKAFIAKLISSLLGVKGTRLDNIAEFAKANIQFKTIRLKENGIPKEHMSFVNIDFKEIVKEDWEESYIRNYFLETQLLFVVFQFKEEELIFKGIKLWHMPMDTIETKLYEYWNAIRSVVNEGVQFQKTKRGLKNNLPDSKFNGVLHVRPKGRNAADRTELPDGQWITKQCYWLNDIYISQILKEMG; encoded by the coding sequence ATGATGTACAAAAATGAGAAACAACTTTTAGATAAAGCCCGTGAAGCAATAGGAAAAACATTTAATGAAATTGACCTTCATGACCGTTTAAGTAAAGGGCAGAAAGGAGGATTTGGTCATATTATAGAAGAAAGTCATTTTGGTTATGAAATTAATAGTAATGCTGAACCGGATTTTAAAGATTTAGGAATTGAGTTGAAAGTAACGCCATTTAAGAAAAATAAAAATGGTACATTATCAGCAAAAGAGCGCCTAGTATTAAACATTATTAATTATATGGAAGAGGTACATACAGAATTTGAAACATCGAGTTTTTGGAAGAAAAATCGTAAATTACTTTTAATGTTTTATGAGTGGAAATCAGAAATAGAGCGCAAAAATTTCAAAATCATTGAAACTACTTTATATGATTATCCAGAAGAAGATTTAATTATTATTAAAAAGGACTGGGAATATATTGTTAGTAAAATTCATGCAGGGGAGGCTCATTTATTATCTGAAGGTGATACTCAATATTTAGGTGCATGTACAAAAGGCGCGAATAAAAGCTCGGTTCGTCAGCAGCCATGTTCTGAAATTATGGCACCACAACGAGCATATTCCTTAAAACAATCATATATGACATCCATTGTTCGAGAAGTAATTACTGATGAAAAACTAACTTACTTTGCATCTGCAAATGAGCTTCGCGAAAAAACGATTAATGAGCTGTTACATGAACGCTTTGCACCATATTTAGGAATGACGCAAAGACAAATGGCAGAGCAACTTGATGTCCCATTTAATCCTGGTAATAAGGCATTTATTGCAAAATTGATTAGTTCTCTGTTAGGCGTAAAGGGAACAAGGTTAGACAATATTGCCGAATTTGCAAAGGCAAACATTCAATTTAAAACTATTCGATTAAAAGAAAACGGTATTCCAAAAGAGCACATGTCATTTGTGAATATCGATTTCAAAGAGATAGTTAAAGAGGATTGGGAAGAGAGCTATATCCGAAATTATTTTTTAGAAACACAGTTATTATTTGTTGTATTTCAATTTAAGGAAGAAGAGCTTATTTTTAAAGGGATTAAGCTTTGGCATATGCCAATGGACACAATTGAAACGAAATTATATGAGTATTGGAATGCTATCCGTAGTGTTGTTAATGAAGGTGTGCAATTTCAGAAAACAAAACGTGGTTTGAAAAATAACTTACCTGACTCAAAATTTAACGGAGTTCTCCATGTTCGTCCAAAAGGAAGAAATGCAGCAGATAGAACAGAGTTACCTGATGGGCAATGGATTACGAAACAATGTTATTGGTTAAATGATATTTATATAAGTCAGATTTTAAAAGAAATGGGGTAA